In Columba livia isolate bColLiv1 breed racing homer chromosome Z, bColLiv1.pat.W.v2, whole genome shotgun sequence, one DNA window encodes the following:
- the MRPS30 gene encoding large ribosomal subunit protein mL65: MAAPGGRRLLWTGRRWLSQAEPAVSPQPPDSFYPPIVASATAKSKAAKRRRLEHFKQRVHAAPSIEEKLRLYGLLQRPKYVVYPQTFALNADRWYRSFTKTVFVPGLPPRTASAAAKAPAATEVTAEAGTAPQPGAEAPAPARTAAAAAAAGAAPYLDVRELRALACDALLQESFYQHKRRPVLYRSQEHTPGPFLTQLVSSLAASLCGRNPLLAASSLDLKPEVNYYWHHGEEVVVHGHRKGRVDPVRFQIDDNPYLQIRVPKQLPEVVPLESDLGDVPVIDHKPSKLPLFKRQYENKVFIGSKVADPCCYGHTQFHLIPDKLKRERLVKANLEDQIEVVYRANGIASLFAWTAAQAMYQGFWSEADVTRPFVSQAVVTDGKYFAFFCYQLNTLALTVETIQNNPRKNICWGTESKPLYDVVEDGSVKGFNDEVLLQLVRFLLNRPKDL; this comes from the exons ATGGCGGCGCCCGGGGGGCGGCGGTTGCTGTGGACCGGCCGACGCTGGCTGTCGCAGGCGGAGCCCGCcgtctccccacagccccccgaCTCGTTCTACCCGCCTATCGTGGCTTCCGCCACGGCCAAGAGCAAAGCGGCCAAGCGGCGGCGCCTGGAGCACTTCAAGCAGCGGGTGCACGCGGCGCCGTCAATCGAGGAGAAGCTGCGGCTGTACGGGCTGCTGCAGCGGCCCAAGTATGTGGTTTACCCGCAGACCTTCGCTCTCAACGCCGACCGGTGGTACCGGAGCTTCACCAAGACCGTCTTCGTGCCGGGGCTGCCCCCGAGAACGGCGTCGGCAGCCGCCAAAGCCCCGGCAGCGACGGAGGTGACCGCCGAGGCCGGGACAGCCCCGCAGCCCGGAGCGGAGGCACCGGCGCCCGCCAGaaccgcggcggcggcggcggcggcgggagcggcgccgTACCTGGACGTGCGCGAGCTGCGCGCCCTGGCCTGCGACGcgctgctgcaggagagctTCTACCAGCACAAGAGGCGGCCGGTCCTCTACCGGAGTCAGGAGCACACGCCCGGGCCGTTCCTCACGCAGCTCGTCTCCAGCCTCGCCGCCTCCCTGTGCGGCCGCAACCCCCTGCTGGCCGCCTCCTCCCTCG ATCTAAAACCTGAAGTTAACTATTACTGGCATCACGGGGAGGAAGTTGTTGTTCACGGACATCGAAAGGGTAGAGTTGATCCTGTGCGATTTCAGATTGATGATAACCCGTACCTTCAGATCCGTGTACCAAAGCAACTTCCAGAG GTTGTACCACTGGAGTCAGATCTTGGAGATGTTCCTGTTATTGATCACAAACCATCCAAACTGCCGTTATTTAAAAGGCAGTATGAAAACAAGGTGTTTATAG GATCAAAGGTAGCAGATCCATGCTGTTATGGACACACACAGTTTCATCTTATTCCTGATAAACTAAAACGGGAGAGGCTTGTAAAAGCAAATCTTGAGGATCAGATTGAAGTTGTTTATCGAGCTAATGGTATTGCAAGTCTGTTTGCCTGGACAGCAGCACAAGCAATGTACCAAG GATTCTGGAGTGAAGCAGATGTGACCCGTCCTTTTGTATCGCAGGCGGTAGTGACTGATGGAAAATACTTTGCGTTCTTTTGTTACCAGCTAAATACTTTAGCACTAACTGTAGAAACGATTCAGAATAACCCTCGGAAGAATATCTGTTGGGGTACAGAGAGTAAGCCATTATATGATGTAGTAGAAGATGGTAGTGTGAAAGGCTTTAATGATGAAGTTTTGCTTCAGTTGGTTCGTTTTCTGTTAAACAGACCAAAAGACTTGTAA